The window AGATCCAGAGCCTAAAACTTTATGAGAGTCCTCTAGCGATCTGCTGGTGATGCAGTGGTTACAGATAATGGTGACTaaccactgaattaaagagcAATAAATTGTTTAAGTTGGCATACATTAAGTTAACAGGGGCAACACTGACCAAGCAGTTGAAACTCCCTCTAGACAGCATAAACAAAAGTTATCCAAGTACTCCAtgtttatttcaaacatatatGTTAGTGGCAGATTCCTGGGTaagcttaatatttttttctatacaaatatATGCAACTAATTAGGAGCACTGTTTAAACCTTTTACTAATTAATGTATACCAAGTGTAAGTTTGTATATATGTTGTATCCCACTGCTCAATGCAGTGACACTCACATTTGTCCACCACTGTGAGGATGATAGTAGCATTACTTTCtgtatctttttcctttttatttttcacaatacaGGTGTATTTTCCTGCATCCTCAAATTCCACTTGACTCAAACTCAGAGCTAAATCGTAATCTTTGGTATCGTTTCTGGGTAGCAAACCAACTCGGTATTGgcgttcatttttgttttttatttcaatcattttaggAAGTGATTTCTTGTTCTTCAGAGTTCCTTTTAAAAGCtatgaacaaaacagaaaaaaaaatagattgttatgtctttaaatgtaatgaaaagtaaaaaaaaatatattgggtgGATTTACTTAGggggtttaggctgttcacttagcaaagtcaattATTAATCAGAAAGGAGTAATTTATTTAGTTTGAAGAATGCAGTGTaattcactttgaatacccaagcAAGTGCAAGggaaataaaacagttttgcttgcacatgattggatagctaACGTAATTAAAGCTTTATCGCATTTACTTAGCATCCATTTCCAAGCAACAATTCCCTTTGCTTAGTGCACAGCCTAAACTGTTAATATTCAACCCCAATGAGAagaataaaactgaaacaaagaAATGTATCCAGTACATGTAATACCTTTGAAATAACTGTGATATAACCTGGTTTTTAAGTACATACCAACTTTACTATAGTTTATTTCCCGCATGGTAAAATCAATCTGTATCATTTACCAGCTTTCGAACCACACTAATTAGTATACTGGTAGTCCCCatgttagggacatccgacatacagacgacttctagatacgaaccaggcttccctgctcactcctgtgcaggacggaggcttggaagggggcagtttgcatgacttgcatgaaatcttttgctaaacacagctgaggttgtgggtgaacttggagggtgagctcttctgcgacctcttgtaactctttaatgacgaaaacaaaccctgcagttgtttctttttgcatatcaaagcacagcttgctccagaaggtaataaatgtctaggctccattacgatttttttttgctttgtttgtgattaactcacagtagagatttcatacagtaactgacaccacactgcctaataatatagacaagcatctgtcctaattgcatttattaaaataatgtacctgttctgacttacatacaaattcaacttaagaacaaacctacagtccctatctcatatgtaacccggggactacctgtacctgaattttaatataatataatgattaccaAACATTATTTTGCCCGAGAACACCATTAGGCAGCCATACAATACTGAGCTACATACAGTTCTTGCTGGGCTCTACAGAGGTCACACATTTTGTGTAGCTACAGCTTTATTAATATATTGGGCAGTGGAATGAGCATTTGCTTGTGCATCAGTGATTCCCCAACAGTAAGAGCAGGTTCAGAACACTGTGCCAGACACTTGGCCATTTGCACACAGGAATGAATGAAAGTAtcctttgttcccttttttaataaacatacataatggGGGATTAAATAAtcacaatatgtaaaaatatatgcaagCATGAAAAATGCATACAATACAGTGAATGTATTATTTCTACATAACTGcacacaaattataaaaaaaaaaaagttatttcatctatatgtttattaaaaacaacacatgtattttaaatacagtcACTGTAACTACTGTACgttactaaggctacatacacattagatttttttcattggaaaagatcttttacaattctttccaaggacaaaagactgcaagatgcatgaacgagcgctgtacatacagcaccgttctgctctacaAAGAGCGGAGGGGGAGAACGTGCACGTGGCacaccactgtgctctctccccttcacttgcactgcagtcttttgtcattcgtgaatccgccaggacagatccatgaacgtcaGACGGCTGTGTACATATGTTCGATTCTCATCTAatagcattggtcagaccacatctggaatatgcagtccagttttcggttcacaaaaaggacattgtgtaattggagagagtgcagagaagggccactgaactaataaaaggaatggaggagctcagctatgaggagagattatctgaactgaatctattctcccttgaaaagagacgtataaggggggatatgatcaccctgtataaatatataaatggtccatacagagaactctcttccccgttattcactttgagaccattacaaagaacaagagggcactctgcgtcgggaggaaaagaagtttaggctttggataaggaagggattcttcactgtaaggtctgtgaaaatgtggaatcggctccctcaggaagtagtttcagcaactactatagattgctttaagaaaaagctggatgcttttctagaagcacagaatataactgggtaacaaggctttaaaataaaaataacagtgactgtgattcagggaacattggattgcctcatggaatcaggaaagaaatttttttcccgttgaagcaaattgtaccagggttttttttttgccttcctctggaccaactatgtcttatagggttttatctgagatatgtttatttctcttgtggttgaacttgatggatctttgtcttttttcaatctaacctaccaTGTAACTGTGTAAAATATAGTACATTCTACTAAAAAAGCTGAGAATTGCCTAGTACAAAGGATTTACATGGTGATGGCCATTATAAAGCATATCAAAATCCCAGAATTGGCCTAGGCTGCTCCTCTAAAGAACAAAGGCAAAATTGGTCCTTCCAATATTGCCACCACTGCAAAATGCTGGGCTGTTGCCTGCAGGAAGGGGTAGAATGTAAAGAAGGCACAGTTTCAATGTTGTCCTGCAGTTGGCTGCTAGCTTATTTAAATTTCTCTAGTTCTTGGCTTGCTGGGTTCTCAGCCTCGCTACCTGAGATTTGATCAGCTATATCCCGCTACATTGTGactttttggattcctgacctgtgcctggacctcGACTACGATAgcttgccctgacctgtgcttgaaccTGAACTACATTTGCCTGCCGCTTGTCCTGACCTCAGACTGTCTAGGACTTGCCTCTCGCTGACATCCTAGTTTTAAGTTCTGGACCACAGTTGGGGCTGGAGTTGCATCAGGCGCAATTGACCTCCATCTTTGCTGTGTCAACCTGCTTTTGCAATGCAGTTGAGTGTTTAGGAGGAGAATCAGCTCTGACAAGTGAAAAGCCAGTGTACATGAGCTGTATGTCTTTGTTGATTGGACTGATACTAATGCCTGCATTGTCTGTGCTTGTTGTTTCAGGACTCTCGGTGAGCTGGGTTCCAccagtacctgatcttggctgtccctacacaGGAGCCCTCTGTTCCGCTCGCCCCTGGTGGGTAAAGCCTGGGGGTTAAGAattggtgttctccctgcagcaaagtagtctggtggccactatggttactggcccatcactccttgtgaGGAAGACCAGGATACatttagactctgtgccccaggTAATCCCCAGTTACCAAGGGGGGGAACCCTAATACTACATCTGGTCTTGTAAGGGTATTGTGCCCATTGCTTCTTCTTTAGTTTTACTTTCCTGGATCCAATACCTTATGGTTTAGGAAATACTGTTCAGATGTAGATGCAATAGATAATTTGTATGTAaggtatttaaacaaatatggGGTATACCATGTTaacatgaataatatataaagaaaggaaaaagtaacatacaaaaaaagaggtttaaaagaagttgataaaacattttttaaatggcgAGTGTTAGTTAATAGATGACTTATCGGACCATTGGTAGTCTACCTAATGTGTATTTATCCACCCCTGTAAATTCATTTATACCAGTAAATTTAAAGGAATGCATTTAACACTGTCATACAATAGTTAAACCTAGGAGCAAAACACAAATTTCTCAGTAGTTTAATTTGCCTAGTACACTTTCgaaacctttttgttttaaatttccacTAAAACATGATTTCCATGCAACGATTATCTGTCAGTATGCAATAAAGACAAGTTGGATCTAATATCAGTAACATAATATTCTCTCTTATTTGGTTATTTCATTATGTCCAATATATCTTTATCCACATGATGTAGCACATGTAATCTGATACAGAGACCTATGTGCATTTACTACCTTGTGATCTAATTGATGGCTTTATTTATTAGATATCAATATAATGCATACACtcaggtcagattttttttttttaaacacagagtCAATTCCATGTCTCAAATTTCTGAACTAGGATGTGAATAAAGACCtctttaaatattgtaaactTGGTTGGAAATAATTTGTATTTGACCTTCAAAGACTTAAAAACAGCCTGCAATATTACAAAATCACCAGGTACACAAGAAAGAGTAATCTTAGATATGTCTGGTTTTATAAATTGCACGCATTgtttaaaatactataaatactgtataatgaatCCAAACTTTCTTCTTGTCCTGTGATATCAGAAGTACAACAGACAGGGTAGGGAAGCGTGGGGGCAATGTGGATTATTAAGATGTCACATAAGTCATGTAAGGATCATCATTGGAATGTCATTTTTacttaagaaaactttttttcttaagagTAATCAGTACACAGGCTAAGTGTCACAGTCCTACTTTGTATATCATACTTCATTGCCTACACAGTTTTAAAATGATGTACAGCAATCCTACAGGAATGAATAGGGCCATGGCACAAACTTGCCCATTTCAGAGAATTGGCTGAACAATAAAAATTACTGGATCAGGACTGGGTTACTATAAAACTTACTGGGAAGGGTCCTAGTCCTTAAGTTTTTCTGTTCAGGTACATATATTGTGCACTGTacaataatatatagtatttaagTTCTATTGCCCTGTCCCCCCTTCCcccaaaatcaaaaagaaaaggaggataaataaaaatgtaataccttatacttgtaaaaatactttactttctaaaaatgaatttaaaaatattcttattaaCTGCCAACAAACACACTACTATATGTTTGGGCACTTGGAATGTCTTCCAAGCAACTCCGAGGACAAGGCCCCATAGAAGTACAAGTGGTACATGAAACTATTGTAGGTTACTTGATCAGGGTATAAATGAAGACGGTTGGATGTTTAGATCAATTCACAAAAGAGGAACGTAGCCTGCTCTtcaaaaaataaaggtaagtacCCTCATCCTACACAAATGCCTTTCAGATACATTCACCATTGTGGGGATATCAGCCCACCACCATCCTTTTAGCAATCTGCTCTTTTCTGTTCAGCCATTACTGTTCCTGGCAGAAGAATCACATAGAGCAAGGTGGTAGAGTACTTCTGCCCTTCCCCCCCGCCTTATTCTTCCTGTTAGCAGAAAGCTTTAGACAGCCAATCCCCTGACTCTACCCACCGCCTTCTTTATTCTAAGCACCCTATCCATCTCCTGCTCCTCAGTCATTTCTGATTTTAGTGCTGTTCACTGAACCCCTCCCACCTCCTCCTTCCTCATGCGGTCCTACGGTATGGTGCTGATCACCTACATCTGCCAAACCTCCTTCCTCACTCCCTGCAGCCATTAAGCCAGAACCAGACACTCTCTAAAACCAGATAGATGGAGATAGACTGTTATGGGTGcaccggggtgatccagcaaaccttgaatggatccagtccaggattgaaaacatttggcaaataatagcaaatgattttagtaaatacattccaggttgctggatcatctcggttcacccaagatagtctatattctccagtcttagtgagtttttaataaatcaggcccactgtctcaaAGCTACAGTAATTGTGATGGTTGGGGGCTCTATTACTGAACTATCCCAGCATGCATTTGCATTCACTTCTGCGTCATCAGCATTTAAATAGCAAAAATGGGGCACAAGTGAGAGAATGTGATTTTTGGaaggtaaaaatactttttttaacttaCACTTGATTGTTGTTTGCCTATATATAAAATGCTTACTTTATGCCAGTAAGTATCCTTCTATCAGTATCCTGCTGACAAGATCTCAGGGAATGCAGGACTCCAAATCTCATCTTACCAAAAGAATGAATATGTGACATCACCCCCTGCAAATTAAAAACCAGGGAaggtatataacaaaaaaagtatattttaatatatacctaaatgtaaaaaaatacaggtttgaTTTATTTGCAATGTGGCAGCAAAGGTTGGCTGAGTGGTTAGCACCCTGTCCTCTGCAACAcctggtcccaggttcgaatctcagtccaggacactatctgcaaggagtttgtatgttttcccacGTTTGTGTGGGATTCGTCCGGGCACTCAgctttcctcccatattccaaaaacatgaagttagggtaattggcttcccctcaaaattgtccttacattgtgttaatgacatatgtcatgtctatggtagggacattagattgtaagcccctttgagggacaactagtgacatgacaatggactttgtaaagtgctgcataatatgtcggcgctatataactacaagtaaataaatataattaaattaatttattgcagttttagCAAGTGAAAGTAGGACTCACACTAAACAAGCAACTTTTGATATTGCAAAATCAACTTTGGATAAGAGCAAAGCTCATCTTTCAGCACAGAATATTATTTCCCTAGTGCTATACTTCTGAACAATTATTCTTTAACcacacaataaacacaataaCCAGTATGtaagaataattaaaaatctttttacaataaaatgttgaatATGTACAACAAGTTCACAAGAAATATCCCTCTATTTTGGAATGCTCACTTCCTCTGGCTTTGATGTATCATTGAACCTGTATATCCATGAGAAGGTCACATCCTCGAACCCGATGCAGGTGGCGAATGTGCAATTCAGGTAGATATCCGTTCCATTCCGAGCTTTAATTTGAGGGTTCTTGCCTATGGATACTTCTAGTGTGAAGCAGGTATGAGCAAGTAGCATAGCTGAGGATAGACATACGTGTTAATTAATATGTGCATACagtgcatttaataaataaatatgtattcaatttattcttATGTCTGATGTAAAAAAGAGagtataaacataaaattatttttaagtgaaATTTAATATGGTAGAATAAAAATAGTCAGAAATCAATAGCCTTATAGTAACCTGCATTCTCCTATGCACAGATAGATACAAATTTCATTGGAACCGGAAAAGCTTTTAGCATTACATGACTGACATtgaatttattacagaaatagcTTTAACTTTATATAGTATAGGGGGCactaaagaagtttttttttattgagtacaAACACATTATTATGGATGGTAGTCACTGTGTCTATTGAGGAGCAAGGATGTGTAAGGCTAGGTTCATGCCTGTGGTGAGATTGTGTAGCATTTACAGCTCCCTCATTCGAGACGCTACATAGTAGCCCTATAGaaaaaatgaataggggtggcagatGTCAAATGTCCAGATGTTGGtgctttaagaaccagcgctaaAATTTGAGTGTTGGAGCAGCTGACAAAGTGCCAGCCACATGGACCCACCCATGGGGAGCCTCATGGACCCACTCATGGGGCGCCTCATGAACCCACCCATGGGGAGCCTCATGGGATTTAAATTTTCCAATAGGGACACTGGTTTGAATGTCTAAGAGGGGAAATCATAGGAAGGTGTGAACCAGCGTTTAACATTATGACCACTAAAAAGTATGTTAAGGATAAACAACAGCATACCATACTTCCCATTTTAAAATTGATAACAGGACACTTTTTAAAAGACTCTATTAAGGCAAATACACACTCCCACTCAGATGAACCATAAACAGcccttgatatttttattttaaaaatccccCCTTAGTCGTCTGTCCCTTTTAGAAGATTTCAACTCTACTGTTACAGCAGctcaaaatgtttgtaatttcttttaacTTCATTCAAAGTTATAGTGGTCGCCAGGAAAAGATTAAACCCAACATAGGTTCAAATAATTTATCCAAAAAGGATGTTAGTTTTGGATATCACAACTGTAAAAATTAACTGTAAAGAATAATTATatcaaagtttataaaaaaaaagttaaaatcagcAAGCCATTTTAAATTAACCAGGATAACACGCAAGCCTTTCATTTTTTGTATGGAGGTTAGATTACAGAGATAAAATAGAACAGTAAGTGAATACTGCTATTGATTTAAGTGCACAATAAGAGAACTAAAGTATATAAGTGGTAGCACTATATATTTAGAGACTATTGATTGATATGGAATGTTCTACCTTAAGCTTCACTCTTTCATATTCTGCTCTTTAATTATTTACCAGCATCCCCTTAATGACATATGGAAAGTAGAGCTAGATACTTTTTGCTGACAATATCAAActaaaaaaagcaggaaaaacaattaaatgtgTTAGATTTTTTACTAGTATGCTTATTACATACCCACTCCCAACTAAAAGAAATGAGATTACAAGTTGTTTGGAAAGCACATGGTCAATGTAAAAGAAGATAAACACAACACACCAGGTTGCCATTGCTAAATGCTTCTAAAAATGTTTGATACCGGAATGTTATGCTGACACATGCAGTAAGATCATCGGATTTTACATTTTCCGAAAGGCATTTCAACCGATCTCGCACGGTGTTCAGCCTGAAGTGGAACGGGTTGGCGGAGAGAGAAAATTTATGGAGGAGTCAGAATTAGAACAACTTTAATATAATTATCAGCTTTATACCTTTACCACATTCTAGGTATTACTCAGCACTTCAGATCAGGTTTTGCTGCAGTACACACCTTCCCTAATCTAGAATGCTCAAATAGACCACTGAAAGTTCTGCCTGTGCCCGGTGATGGTCATCCCTGTGATTTGGGGTACATTTGTGTATGTTCCGACTGTCTGCCTTGACTCTGCTGGTATTTGTTGTCTTTTTAGGGTAATTGCTTAaacactataggcctgatttattaaagctctccaaggctggagaggatacactttctgctgggtgatccagaaaacctgcaatggatttcttcaaagtcatttgctatttgctaaaattgctatgcaaatattttgaatcctggacaagatccattccaggtttgccggatcacccagcttcacttttgaaagtgtatcctctccagtgttggagagctttattaaatcaggctctattgGAGAAGTGGCCAACCCACCTCCATTTTGTACTCAGTAGCTTTTTATTTCTTGAAGTATTCATACTCTGGACTTTATTTCAATGAAGTTATTTTGAAAGAATGGAATTTATGGAGGTTTGGATGGAGATGTGAGGTTTTGTGACATTTTTCTATCCTGCCAACGTGTTTAAGCCAAATGCCAATGTGTTCAAAAACCTCAGTTCCTGCTCTAATATAGGATGAAGGGTCCACTATAAATTTTCCATTACCAAAGGAATTGGCTGTTGTATATTGTGAGAAAAAGCTGATTATTAGTGATTCTGCAAATCTTGTTATGAAACTACTTTAAAAGAGGACcacatgaatcagggccattattttattataaacacacacatatacatatatatatatatatatatatatatatatatatatatatttatatacacattactATGCTGGAGTGACATGTTGAAGTGCCTAAAAAGTCGGGAGTTGAAGTACAAAGCAGAAAGAGAgattgtgaaaatgtaattggGGGTGATGTATATGACGCAGGTCACTTGAGCAAACTAAGGGCAGGTGCATGACAGGTTCAAAAAGCTAGCAGCGGTGAGTACAGtgtttatatttactatatttctgTACTATAGACATACAATTGCCTATCTGTTTTTGTAACTCAGTACTCACTGTaattgaaatttgtattttgtacaaaCATTTCATACGTCTTGtagctatttgaaaaaaaaacggAAATCAAGTATGTAAAATTGACTGCAAATCAATCTACTATGTGTATCTGGTCACATGGAAAAACAAGATTCCCAGTTAGGCCATCTGTAATATTGATCTGTTAGTGAAAACACTTATTCAGCAAAACATGCTGCAGCAAGTACACAATGCATCACACAAAGTACTACCAACAGAATAACATTAAACATTCGGAGACTCATAAGCAACCAACTCATATAATGCTGTAaatactaaaaaagcaaaaatcagtTCTGAAAAAAGATGTTCCTTACACATAAATCAGGAACTCAGCACCATTCCTATGACAGGTGTAATCTGTCACATGAACTATTTTTTAAGCTGTGCATTCCAAAGAGCACAACGTGTTGTTATCCTACTTCTTTCTGGATCTGGAAACCAAAGTACAAATGGCACCGAGCAATGGTTGAAGATCAGGTCAAGTATAAAAAAGTCTCTACTTGATCCACTTATAAATACATTCCAAAATCAATACATATGTGCTACattgctgttaatatatttacTGGAAACTTGTCTTGGTAGAAATTCCCATATTCCCTGACACAACAGAACCAGGCAGGGAGAGGGTAAGAAAAAAGATTATAATGCAGCTAAggctatttgtattgcatttcacagggctgtcagtctaacactggGAAGTGCATACAGTAGAAGCAAACACAGCAATGACCTTATGAACACGTTTGatgtcatttacattttcttaaattaaagcaacctaaactcaaaaaacaaaaaatcattaggaaatatagctaattgacaaaagagacatgctcCGGAAGCCCTTGCTTTATTTCTCTTAGTTAGATCCAGGCATTTCGTTGCCAGGGGCCACTTGGTCACCTCATGTTGGGCTAGataaatttttctcttttttctctcttttacccATTTTTATAAGTTCCATATCTAGCCtgggaaaacaaaaataagtctAATTGAATTTGGAAAATTTGGTCTTCCTCCTGGTTACTACCTTATCAACTGCCACATCTCTAACTACCGATTAACTTACTAATCGActaactactatatatatatatatatatatatatatatatatggtccatgATTTGCTCTCAGCTTTCTATTACCCCAGTTTATGTTGACGGAACTCATTTTGGTCACTgccataaaaaaagtatataaaatgtatataaaaaagaatgtcctaaaatgttaatataaaataagGCCATCCAACTAGTGTATACAGAATGTCATTAGATACGGGATGAAATCTGTACAGTAACCATTTTAgctcttttacatttaaagtccTTATGAACCAGAtcgatttttacatttttactctaGGCCATAgataaacatactgtatataaaatctataccactggggaacaattttgaacattttttttgttgactttactttgatttttaatcaatttgtcacgtcaggttttttctctactctctttattaatgcgattactgtagcgtgtatttgtataggctattcatttacacgcaagacagtgtggtcagaggctgtgcgctgctctacgtagtgaaaaagcaaagtttatttttctacttacacatgtatttcatttctttcagatcatgtctggcgcTGCTGTTTCTCgtggtaagtgcctaaacaaccctgattcattttgttatatctgtggcagtttcaccattcccagttaaagggcgaacatcagcacatttttagagcaagcctatttggtatatttcaaagttaaacttggtgatcaagataagtcttgggcccctcataaggtgtgcaaacagtgtgtgagggtttacggat of the Pyxicephalus adspersus chromosome 11, UCB_Pads_2.0, whole genome shotgun sequence genome contains:
- the SCN4B gene encoding sodium channel regulatory subunit beta-4, whose product is MLLGPPWLRDLLSHIHGPLCHSWLFMVMLAMLLAHTCFTLEVSIGKNPQIKARNGTDIYLNCTFATCIGFEDVTFSWIYRFNDTSKPEELLKGTLKNKKSLPKMIEIKNKNERQYRVGLLPRNDTKDYDLALSLSQVEFEDAGKYTCIVKNKKEKDTESNATIILTVVDKFEVVDNTLTLIIVAVVGGVIGLLILILIIKKTISFILKRNRDKKKDCLVSSSVNDNTDNASKPEKPKA